TTCTTCCAGAGACAGTACAACGATCCCAGCTTCACCATTGACCGGAACACCCTCCATCTCTCCAGAGAACGCATCGCAGACATCACCGCCTCCATCGAGCGCGGAGAGACCGATTTCCCGACCGTCGTTGCTCCACCCCGCAGAGAAAACCTCACCCCCGAAGAAATCTCCGACTCCGATCTCTCCCCCTCTTCTCGAGGGGGAGCTGGAGGGGGTGGTATTCCCCGCACCCTCCCCCGCGTCCTCTTCGACCGGCTTATCCGAAACCAGAACATCAAAATCTTTCCATGCACGAACCCCACCCCCGACGAGTTCCTCGACCAAATCCGCGACCTCACCCTCCAGGACCTCACCCGCACCGATCTCACCGATGCAGATGGCAATCCCGTTGCGTTCGACAAGGGCCACTGGCTTGCATACCTTACCGCGCTATACCCCAAGCTCCCGCGCCAAGGCATCATCACGGAAGACACCCACGAGACCCCTCCCCCCACTCTCCACTTCATGAAGTGGGAGAAGAATCCACCAGCCGACAGAATCATCCCAAACACCACCGAGACCATCGCAAACAAATCCCAGATAGACGCCGTCACCCACCGATACCCCCTCGCACCTCTCTCCGCATACCTCACCCTCTTTGCCCAGCACCATGAGAAGACGGGGGAACCGCTGGATGACTGGATAAAACCGGGAGGCACCTGGTCATGGCTCTTTGGTGTCATAGACCCGAGTACCGCGTCCGGCAGGCCTTGCGTGTATGCGAACTGGATCGCCGATGGGCTGAACTTGGATCGCTATCGCCCTGGGAATGCGACTGAGACTTCGCGGCTGCGGTTTGCGTGTTGAGCCCTCGTGTAGATTTTGGTTTTGGATTTTGGTTTTGGTTTTCCGCCAACACCCGTGTCATTGCGAGGGAGTCCCGAGGCAAGCTCGGGATTCCCTCGCAATAACAAAAGGAGGTCTGGTGAGATTTCTCTCTCCGCTGCGCTCCGTTCGAAATGACATGTTGGGAGGAAACGCATGCACCGTTCCCTCTGTCATTTCGAGCGATTCCGCGAGCGAGAAATCTCACATGGCGCACTTCTGGTGTCAGTGGCACCCCGAATCCCCGCGTCGTCCTCCGCAGAGCGAAGGACCTCGCACCAACAGGGGAGCGTGCACCACTCGCGGACTCGTTTCTCGCAATGAAAGAGGCATGTGATGAACTCCAACCCGTATGAGAAAACTATGACGGTGCTCTTCACTGGCGGTGGAACGCTCGGATCGGTGACACCACTCTTGGCGGTGGCGGAGGAATTGCGGCGCGTAAAACCGCGAACGTCGTTCGTATGGATCGGCACGATGCGCGGCCCGGAGCGCGCGCTCGTGGAGCGCGAAACAATCGCGTTCATCGCGCTGCCGGCGGGGAAGTTGCGGCGGTACTGGTCGTGGCAGAATCTCGTAGATCCCTTCGTTATCGCGTGGGCGTTTTTTCGTGCGCTGTTCGTCTTGCGCCGCGTGCGCCCGAACGTCGTCGTGGGTGCGGGATCGTACGTCCAGGTTCCGGTGATGCTCGCCGCGCGCGCGCTCCGCATCCCCATCGTCATCCACCAGCTCGATGTCCGCCCCACGCTCGCGAATACGCTCGTGGCGCGTTTCGCCGCATCGGTGACCACGACGTTTCCGCAGGAGGAGGGGAGTCGCGCAGCCGCCATCGGTACTCCCGTGCGCCGCGCGATCCTCGCCGCGCGTAACGCTGATCAACGCGAGGCGAAGCGCCATTTTGGATTCAATGGCGACCGTCCGGTTCTCCTCGTGCTCGGTGGCGGCACCGGCGCTCTCGCGGTAAATGAGCGCGTCTGGGGCGCGCTCGCGGAGCTCACGAAGCAGGTGGACATCATCCACGTCGCTGGCAGAGGGAAGATGAACGATACGTTCGCGGAGGTCGGAGGACCGCGCTACCGGCAGTGCGAGCTCCTGACGGACGACCTCATTCCCGCGTACGCTGCCGCCGATCTCGTCGTGTCGCGCGCGGGAATCGGTACCATCGCGGAGCTCGGTGTGCTCGGTAAATCAACAGTGCTCATCCCCATGCCAGACACGCACCAGGAGGACAACTGCATTCCGCTCGAGCGCACGGGTGCCGTGGAGGTATGGCACGAGCGAGGCCTCAAGAGCGCGGATGTTTTTGCTAGTCGCGTGCTTGCGCTCCTCCACGATGCGACTCACCGCCGCGCGCTAGGCACCGCACTCGCCGCGATGTTCCCCAAAAACGCCGCTGCAGCACTCGCCGCCATCGTCGAGCGCGTGACGATCAAGCGGAAGCAGAGATGACGCGTGCGCCGTGTATGATGTAGCGGAAACCTTTAGGTTTCCATGTATGCGGTAGGGGAGATGGAGGCCTGAAGGCCTCCGCTACATCATTTTTCTGCGGTCTCAACAAACACCACTCCGATGGAAATCGGAGTGGTGTTCTCTGCCCCCGGGAGGGATCGGACCTCCGACACTCGGCTTAAAAGGCCGCTGCTCTACCACTGAGCTACGGGGGCAACGAGTGAGCGACGCGGGCGCACGTCCGCGTGTGTATATGCGTTCCATCTCTCCCCCTCTCCGCATGTACTCGTGGGGAGAGGGGGAGGTGGAGGGGGAGAGGTGGTCTGGTATGCGTGCCAGTGACATTCCATGGCCACCCCTCCCTCCCTCACCCTCCCTCCCCCCCTTGCGTACAACGGGGAGGGAGGGGAACAGGAAGTGGTGACAGCATTTGAGGTTACATGTTCTCGAGCGATGACCCCCGTATCGCCGCGATTACAAGACCGTCTCGTGGAGTGTACGGAACGTCACGTCCGGTGTCAAGGTGACGGAGTTCCCAGCGTGATCCATGGCATCGATGCGAACGACGTAGTCCACCTCTGGCAGGAGTCCGGTGAGCGCGATGTGGTGCGTGGTCTGCGCCGTTGCCGGACGGGTGATCGTTGCTTCAGGCACAGGAGTCGCTCCGGTAGGGGAGGGTGACGTGAGTGAGATGAGGAGCTCGGTGGGTTCGTTCGTCGCGACGGTGATCTCCATCGTGTTCGCGGTTGGTGCCCCGGCGTGCAGGCCAGTGAAGCGTGGCGCCGCGCGATCTGTACCGTCGAGTGTGACCGTGCACGTGCCGGACTGCACCGTTTCTCCTGTGGATACGCGGCGTGCGTACACGCGGTAATGGATGGTCGCTCCGCTCGTGAGGTGCTCAATGCGCGCGGTGTGCTCGGTGCCCGCAGTCGCCTGGGCGACGGATCCAAATGAGGGGTCTCGTCCATACATGACGTGGTTCTCCTCCGTCGCCGTGGTCGTCTGCCATGTAATGTCCAAGCCGCGATGCGTTTCCACCGGTGCACAGACGCTCCCAAAGATGTGGAGTTCCTCCGCAGCGCTGTCCACAGCCCCATGCGCCTCAATGGCGGTTGCGCCAATGAGGAGGAAGGTTGCTGCGAGGATGCTGCCGCTCACTTTCACCGCACGCTGCCGCAGTGATCCGTGGTGAAATGCGAGAAAATGCTTGAGGTTCTCCATGATGATCCGTGCGCGTTCTACAGTACCTATCGTACCGCGGACACGAATGTGTCGCAACGGCACGTGCGTGGTATACTGCTCCTACACACTACTCTCAACCTATGCAAGGAACGACGTTGCGCGACCGCGCGATCGGATTGGGGACTGCCGCCATGCTCCTCGTGGTCGTTTTGGTCGTGTCCAAGGTTGATGCGGCACAGGAGCTCGTCCACGTGGAGGAGTTCACCGTGGTACCCGCTGCGGTGCTCGATAAGTGGTCGGCGGGTTTTGATGCTGCAGGCGGTCGTGTCGTGCTTCGCAATGCGGGAGCTGGAGGGGCGTGGGCTGATTCCAGTGCCCTCGTCGGTGTCGCGGTGTACGATGCGGTCTACTCACCCAATTACGCAGGAGACCGCACCGCGCTCCTTGCGGCGGCGGATGGCATTTACCGAACGACCAATAGTGGTTCCAGTTGGACACGCACCCTCACCACGCCACATCCGGTCGTCGCGCTTGCGCGGTCGCCAGCGTTTGGGAGCGACGGTACTGCACTTGCCATCACGAACGGGAGCGGGTTCTGGAAGACGCAGGATGGCGGGGTGAGCTTCACGCAGGTGGATGCGAATCTCCACGGGTTCGGTATCGCATTCTCACCGGCATACGCGACGGACCGCACGATGTTTGTCGCGGGGTTCGATCGCGTGCTCCGGAGTAGTGATGGCGGAACATCGTGGGTATCGGTGAGCGGGTCGCTGCCGGATTACATCCTCGTCAGTGGCGACGTTCGCGGCATCGCGCTCGATCCTGCGTACGCGACGAATCAGACGGTGTTCCTCTCCACGATCGAAAAGGGTCTGTACCGTTCGACGGACGGCGGTTCGAGTTGGGCAATCGCCAATCCGGCGGGCGTGAGTGTGCCCTATGTCACCGGCCTCGCATCGGGTGGCACCAATCGCGTTGCGGCAATGTTCCTCTCCGGCATCTACGAGACCACGAACGCCGGAACGAGCTGGACACGAATCTACAGCGGCGATGATGCAAATGACCTCGCCTACGGACCATCGGGAGCGCTCTTCATCGCCCGCGCATCGGGGGTGGCCATGGTGGGTGCCGATAGCGGTGCGACCGCGATCGCACCAGGGTGGTCTGGCGGTGATGCACTCGCGGTGAGCATCGCGCCAACGTACCCCGCGGACAGGAGCGCGCTCGGCGGGCGAGCGAACGGCATCAACACGCTCGTTTCCGGTCTCGTCTCTCCGGGGATCGCCGTATCTGCAGTCGGTATTGATTCCACGACCAGTCGCATCGTTTCCGCGACGATCACGCCCACCGCGACGACTCCGGCGGGATCGTCCATCACCTATGCGTTGAGCGTCGCTGATAACGGTGCACAGTGGGAGGGCCCCATTGAGCCAGGTGCGCCGTGGACATTTACGGGGATTGGTTCCACACTCCAATGGCGGGTGACGCTCGCCTCGACGGATGGTCAGGCGGCACCGTCGCTCACTGCGCTCTCCATCGCGTACACAACCGAGAACGGTCTCGGCGCACCGCAGATCGCGACACCGACACCCAAGGCAACGTTCATCCGTTGGGCGTTTACGGGCGCACCTGGAAATCCCACGGGGTACCGCGTGCACGATGCACAAGGGAAGGTGCTCGCGGAGACCACGTCTGGCAGCGCGACATTCATTGAGGAGACAGGTCTCACATCCAACACCGAGTACTGCGGACGGCGCATCGTCGCGGTGAGCGGAACGCAGCAGTCACCGCAATCCGCGGTGTACGCATGCGTCGTCACGCTCGCGGGGATGCCGGGGGCCACCCAGGCCGCTGCGATCACCTCGTCAAGTGTGGAGATCACGTTCAGTCCCGGATTTGGGAATACCAACACGAGCACGCTCTTCGCGGTGAAGGACAAGCAGTCCGGTGCGTTCATCGGTGCCGACGGCGCTATCGGTGCTCCGGAGGCGGTGTGGAAAACTTTCGATGCGTGGAATAACGGAAACGTTCTCGTCATCGGCTTGACGCCGGACACCGTGTACGCGTTCTGCGCCGTCGCGCGGAACAGCGTCGGCGTTCCGTCGGATTGCTCGAATACCGCCATCGTCCATACGACCGTCGGCGATACGCGTGGCGATGTCTCCGTCACCTCGGGGACGTCGCTTATCCCGCCCACTGTTCAGGCGGGTGGGGCCATTCCGTTCACGGTGGTGGTGAAGCAGGTGGGTTCCGGCATCGCACGCGATGTCGCGGTGACGATCCCGATGCCCACGGGGATTCGCCATCTGCCGGGAACGCTCACGATGAACGGTACGCCGCTCACGGATGGCGTTGATGGTGATGCGGGTTCCGTGAGTAGTACAACACGAGCAGTGACGTTCAACGTCGCGACGCTCGGCGTTGGTGCGCGTGCGACGTTTGGCATCACCTTCACCACGATGCAGGACGCGGCGGACACGGTGACGTTCGCGCCGATCCTCACCTACGTGCCGTCCGTCGGCGCAATGTCGCGCATGGCCGCGCTCAACACGACGAGCGTGCGCGTCATCGTGGCAGCAGCTCCGGAAGTGCCACCAGAGGTACCGAGACCACCGGAACCATCAGAACCATCAGAGCCAGTAACGCCACCAGACGAAGGTGCGCCAGAGGTGCCACAACCGCCAGTACCGGAGGAGGGCGCACCGCTCACACCGACCCCCGAGCAACCTGGCGCACCTCCAACACCGATCCCTGAGGTGCCGACAGGTGATGTGGAGCGCGCGTCTGCGGAAACACGGTTCGAGCTCTTCGCTCCCACGGATGGCGCAGTGCTCCCTGCGGGTGATCTCGAGGTGCGCGGCGTAGCAGTCGCAGGCGCGAGCGTGACCATTTCGCTGGATGGTCGCTCGCACTGGCGTGTGACGGCAGGTGCGGACGGCGTGTTCTCACTGACCATTCGCAGCGTTGAACCGGGCACCCATCGCATTGCGACGACGGCGGACGGTGCAGCCGATGCAGCGCAGGTCCGCATTGCGGCACCGCCGGAGCGCGAGCTCGTGCTCACGAGTCCCGTTACGGGATCAGCGACGAACGCGCAGACCATCATCGTGAGCGGTCGTGGCCCCGCGAACCTCGTCGTCACGGTTGCACTTGATGATGTCGTCGTGACAACGGTGACGAGTGGTGAGCAGGGCGGATTCACCGCGCTCCTTCCGATCGCGGTGACGGAGGGTGCGCACGAGGTGAAGGTACAGGCCGTGACGACAAGCGGACTCACGCTCGTGTCCACCGCCGGATTCCTCGTTGATCGCACACCACCATCGGCGCCACCGGTGGGCGAAGTGCGGACGGTGCGGCAGGGAGCATCCTCGGCACGCGCCGATGCGTTCGATGTGCAAGTAGAAGTGGGAGGGAGCATCTCCGTTTCCGAATTCGTTGCACTTGATGCACTCCTCATTACCGTTTCCTCAGACCCTGTGACATTCACGTACCGTCCGACAGAGCCGACGTGGTCGTACCGCACGACCGTAGCACTTGAAGCGGGAAGCCACACCGTGCGTGTTGCCGCGCGTGATCGCGCGGGGAACATTTCGCCGCTCCCGCAATCCCTCACGTTCACCGTCGCGCCGGCGCTGTGCGCGGACGGACTCGATAACGACAGCGACGGGCTCGCAGATTTCCCCGCGGATCCTGATTGCACTGGCCCCTTTGATCAGAACGAGGCCACGGAGGGTGTTGCGACGCGAGCGGCAACCGCGGTTGCCGAGGCGACCACGGCAACCGCGAAGGCCGTTGCGACTGTGACGCAGCAGACCGCGAAGACCACCGCGAAGGCGGCAGAGCAGGCGGCAACCACGGTGCAGAAACAGGTTCTGGACAATCCGGCCGTGGAGGTGACCACCGAGCGCATCGTTGCTCCGGCGGTCGTTGTTGCGGTCGCTGCGAACACCGCAACCGCGGTGCATGGGTTCCAGCTCCTCGCCTACGGTCAGTACCTCATCGGCTTCCTGCTCTCCCCGAGCCGGCTCTTCGCGCGGCGGAAGCGTCAGGCGTGGGGGACCGTCTACGGATCACTCTCCAAGCGTCCGATTGATCTTGCGACGGTCCGTTTGGTGGATGCAAAGACCAGTCGCGTCATTCGTACAGAGGTGACCGACCACCTCGGCCGCTACCACTTCGCGGTGCAGCGGGCCGGCACCTACCGGATCGAAGTGAAGCACAGTGAGTTCACGTTCCCCTCTGAGCAGCTCGCGGGGAGGAAGGAGGACGGGGAGTACAGTGACCTCACCTTTGGAGATGCCTTTGCGGCAGCAGAGGGCTCCTTCATCACGAAGAGCGTGCCGATGGACGTGAGCGCGAAGCGTGCCGTCACCTCGGACGCATCGGTCGTGCGGAAGCACTACGGACGCATCGTGAGCGGTGCCATCTCCGACGCGGGACTCGTCCTGTCCATCGTGGCGTTCGCGGTATCGCCGCGCCCGCACGTGGGCGCGATCCTCGCCGCAAACCTCATCTTCTACGTGCTCTTCCGCCGTCTCGCGCTGCGCGAGCGCGTGAAGAAGTCGTGGGGTGCGGTGAAGGATGCAATGACGAGTGCGCCACTCCACCTCGCGATCGTTCGCCTCTTTGACCAGGAGTTCGGC
Above is a genomic segment from bacterium containing:
- a CDS encoding UDP-N-acetylglucosamine--N-acetylmuramyl-(pentapeptide) pyrophosphoryl-undecaprenol N-acetylglucosamine transferase translates to MTVLFTGGGTLGSVTPLLAVAEELRRVKPRTSFVWIGTMRGPERALVERETIAFIALPAGKLRRYWSWQNLVDPFVIAWAFFRALFVLRRVRPNVVVGAGSYVQVPVMLAARALRIPIVIHQLDVRPTLANTLVARFAASVTTTFPQEEGSRAAAIGTPVRRAILAARNADQREAKRHFGFNGDRPVLLVLGGGTGALAVNERVWGALAELTKQVDIIHVAGRGKMNDTFAEVGGPRYRQCELLTDDLIPAYAAADLVVSRAGIGTIAELGVLGKSTVLIPMPDTHQEDNCIPLERTGAVEVWHERGLKSADVFASRVLALLHDATHRRALGTALAAMFPKNAAAALAAIVERVTIKRKQR